A genomic segment from Methanoplanus limicola DSM 2279 encodes:
- a CDS encoding aspartate kinase: protein MKFGGTSVGDEKCIARVVSILKHHHSTGNELAVVVSAMSGVTDQLHIIAKEAVESLDEPPIETTIHSIRARHKKVLEAVAPGEAETVMQEIDAKLENLRNILTAIHNLRELTPRSKDYIISFGERLSARIVSAALREEGIPSIPLNGCEAGIMTNERHGCANVLPESEQKIKSRVLPLMQEYVPVVMGYMGCTGTGIVTTLGRSGSDYSAAIVGAAIGADEIWIWTDVDGIMTSDPRIIPDARVLPDISYLEAMELSYFGAEVLHPRSIEPAMQKGIPVRVKNTFNPGAGGSCVLSKQHRDKRVVKGITYIDKVSLINITGAQMVGRPGVARAIFGELAANSVNIMMISQASSEANISLVVDDEHLDIAVSALDTVKKGGYIREVTYDRDICAVAVVGVGMAGTPGISGRIFTALGKNEINLMMISQGSSEVNISFIVKENDGIKAVKVLHDEFELSGECEE from the coding sequence ATGAAATTCGGAGGCACATCCGTAGGTGATGAAAAATGCATCGCCCGCGTAGTCTCTATACTGAAACACCACCACAGCACCGGAAACGAACTGGCAGTAGTAGTGTCCGCAATGTCCGGAGTAACCGATCAGCTCCACATCATTGCAAAGGAAGCAGTTGAATCACTGGACGAACCTCCGATCGAGACAACCATCCATTCGATCAGGGCACGCCACAAAAAAGTCCTTGAAGCAGTTGCACCCGGAGAAGCAGAGACAGTCATGCAGGAGATCGACGCAAAACTCGAAAATCTCAGGAACATCCTGACAGCAATACACAACCTGCGCGAACTCACCCCAAGATCAAAGGATTATATAATTTCATTCGGAGAGAGGCTGTCAGCAAGAATTGTCAGTGCCGCACTCAGAGAGGAGGGCATACCCTCCATCCCGCTAAACGGATGTGAAGCCGGCATAATGACAAACGAGAGGCATGGCTGTGCAAATGTCCTGCCAGAGAGTGAACAGAAGATTAAATCCCGCGTTCTGCCGCTTATGCAGGAGTATGTCCCCGTAGTCATGGGATATATGGGATGCACAGGCACAGGCATTGTCACAACCCTTGGGCGTTCAGGATCAGACTATTCAGCAGCAATCGTAGGCGCAGCAATAGGAGCGGATGAGATCTGGATCTGGACCGACGTTGACGGAATTATGACATCCGACCCAAGAATAATTCCGGATGCAAGGGTCCTGCCCGACATCTCCTACCTTGAGGCAATGGAACTGTCATATTTCGGCGCAGAGGTCCTCCATCCACGGTCTATCGAACCGGCCATGCAGAAGGGAATACCTGTCAGAGTAAAGAACACATTCAACCCCGGCGCAGGCGGAAGCTGTGTCCTCTCAAAACAGCACAGAGACAAGAGAGTTGTGAAAGGGATAACCTACATAGACAAGGTATCCTTAATCAACATCACAGGTGCGCAGATGGTAGGAAGGCCCGGAGTTGCAAGGGCAATCTTTGGAGAACTTGCGGCAAACAGCGTCAATATCATGATGATCTCACAGGCCTCATCCGAAGCCAACATATCACTCGTAGTAGATGACGAACACCTCGACATCGCAGTATCAGCCCTTGATACAGTTAAAAAAGGCGGCTACATCAGAGAAGTCACATATGACCGCGACATATGCGCAGTTGCAGTTGTAGGTGTCGGAATGGCAGGCACACCAGGAATATCCGGCAGAATATTTACCGCACTTGGCAAAAACGAGATCAACCTGATGATGATCTCGCAGGGATCATCAGAAGTAAACATATCATTTATCGTAAAGGAAAACGACGGGATAAAGGCCGTTAAAGTCCTTCATGACGAATTTGAACTATCAGGAGAATGTGAAGAATGA
- a CDS encoding class I SAM-dependent methyltransferase — protein MIPASDYDSAEKKCLPYWNVFFDTLLEFIPDNCGNILELASGTGFLTEILVEKLPCTDITCLDINREYIEFARRKKNLAGVKFITGDMRKFLSRRRYDTILISQALAFLTDYDRQKLGENIHHMLTDGGVFIAGDIFCPESLFERDLYKKLWAKFMIKKGFSPEEAKGMIDPLDDYCQGNTISSFEEMLDSAGFSRVIVPYRREYYGIIVAYK, from the coding sequence GTGATACCTGCATCTGATTATGATTCTGCTGAAAAAAAATGTCTGCCCTACTGGAATGTTTTTTTTGATACCCTTCTTGAATTTATTCCGGATAATTGCGGGAATATTCTGGAGCTGGCATCAGGAACCGGTTTTTTAACCGAAATTTTAGTTGAAAAACTTCCTTGCACTGATATAACATGCCTTGATATTAACAGGGAGTATATTGAATTTGCCCGGCGTAAAAAAAATCTGGCAGGTGTTAAATTCATAACCGGAGATATGCGTAAGTTTCTCTCCCGCCGCAGATATGATACAATATTAATTTCACAGGCTCTGGCCTTTTTAACAGATTATGACAGGCAGAAACTGGGAGAAAATATTCATCATATGCTCACTGATGGCGGGGTATTTATTGCAGGCGACATCTTCTGCCCGGAAAGTTTGTTTGAGAGGGATCTTTATAAGAAATTGTGGGCGAAATTCATGATTAAAAAAGGCTTTTCACCGGAAGAGGCAAAAGGAATGATTGATCCCCTTGATGATTATTGTCAGGGAAATACGATTTCATCTTTTGAAGAAATGCTGGACTCAGCTGGTTTTAGCCGTGTGATTGTTCCGTACCGGAGAGAATATTATGGAATTATTGTTGCATATAAATGA
- a CDS encoding ATP-binding cassette domain-containing protein, which yields MKIISTGSAEEKQKIPSDFFKGKDEEVTKNFIQIPETTINSGKKSRSTDTCGSVTLKSSDYPEISEITILPGINRNGCRENFSSITIRPGDTISVVGPTGSGKSALINDIEIFARKDTVTGRTILINGEDPPDEYIRDPAKKPVALITQNTKCLADLIVRDFLQMHLISRKISGESIIEDTISLANEFTGEKIIPDVKMTSLSGGQTRSLMVADAITISNAPIVLLDEVENAGIFKEKVIEALKQHQKALIFVTHDPLVSLLSDRRIVMKNGAVDKILTPGTEESDALREIIRMDGLLCRMREKIRAGELITSVVAI from the coding sequence ATGAAGATCATCTCCACAGGCAGTGCTGAAGAAAAGCAGAAAATACCTTCTGATTTCTTTAAAGGTAAGGATGAAGAAGTGACAAAAAATTTTATCCAGATTCCGGAAACAACTATTAATTCCGGTAAGAAGAGCAGATCTACGGATACATGCGGTTCTGTAACCTTAAAAAGCTCTGATTATCCGGAAATATCGGAGATCACCATTCTTCCCGGGATTAACCGGAATGGCTGCCGGGAAAATTTTAGCAGTATAACCATACGTCCGGGTGATACAATATCAGTTGTCGGGCCGACCGGTTCAGGTAAAAGTGCACTTATTAACGATATTGAGATCTTTGCCAGAAAAGATACAGTCACCGGAAGAACCATTCTCATAAATGGTGAAGATCCTCCGGATGAATACATCAGGGATCCTGCAAAGAAACCCGTTGCACTGATTACTCAGAATACAAAGTGCCTTGCAGATCTAATTGTCAGGGATTTTCTTCAGATGCACCTTATTTCAAGGAAAATATCCGGAGAAAGTATTATTGAGGATACAATCTCACTTGCAAATGAGTTCACCGGAGAAAAAATAATTCCGGATGTGAAGATGACCTCACTTTCCGGCGGGCAGACGAGGTCACTTATGGTGGCCGATGCGATAACAATCTCCAATGCCCCGATAGTTCTTCTGGATGAAGTTGAAAATGCAGGAATTTTCAAGGAAAAAGTTATTGAAGCCTTAAAACAGCATCAGAAAGCCCTGATTTTTGTAACTCATGATCCTCTTGTATCCCTTCTTTCGGACAGAAGAATTGTAATGAAAAACGGAGCTGTAGATAAAATACTCACACCCGGAACTGAAGAGAGCGATGCTCTTCGTGAGATTATCAGAATGGACGGGCTGCTCTGCCGTATGAGGGAGAAGATAAGGGCCGGTGAGTTGATTACATCGGTCGTGGCAATATGA
- a CDS encoding GTP-binding protein encodes MKLLVIAGPPSAGKTAVVRQVIKHFNPEVRCAYLKIDVVTAFEDRELSEEFGIPARKICSGDLCPDHAGIMVMKDAILWAEEEDADMLIVESAGLCLRCSPYTTQSLGIVVLSAVSGINSPLKMAPMLALADLAVVTRTDLVSQAEKEVFRERIKGVNGNLDIVETNAVQGTGMRYLFRAIDEQTGISDPCEIVLKGTPPLGVCTVCVGKKEIGWQNHFGVIRPLDSAEFMFRGE; translated from the coding sequence ATGAAATTACTTGTCATCGCCGGGCCGCCTTCTGCCGGAAAAACTGCGGTTGTAAGACAGGTTATAAAACATTTCAACCCGGAAGTCCGGTGCGCATACCTTAAAATTGATGTTGTGACGGCATTTGAGGACCGGGAACTTTCAGAGGAGTTTGGTATTCCGGCAAGAAAGATCTGCTCCGGTGATCTGTGCCCGGATCATGCCGGAATTATGGTCATGAAGGACGCAATTTTATGGGCAGAAGAAGAGGATGCAGATATGCTGATTGTAGAGAGTGCAGGTCTCTGCCTCAGATGCTCTCCATATACTACCCAGTCACTTGGAATTGTAGTCCTGAGTGCTGTATCCGGAATAAATTCTCCCTTAAAGATGGCGCCAATGCTGGCACTTGCCGATCTTGCGGTTGTGACAAGAACTGACCTTGTTTCCCAGGCGGAAAAAGAGGTATTCAGGGAGAGAATAAAAGGTGTAAACGGGAATCTTGACATTGTTGAAACGAATGCAGTTCAGGGTACAGGCATGAGATACCTTTTCAGGGCAATAGATGAACAGACGGGTATTTCTGATCCCTGTGAAATTGTTCTCAAAGGAACACCGCCCCTTGGAGTCTGTACAGTATGTGTCGGAAAAAAAGAGATTGGCTGGCAGAATCATTTTGGGGTTATAAGGCCGCTTGACAGTGCAGAATTCATGTTTCGGGGTGAATGA
- a CDS encoding (Fe-S)-binding protein has product MAAWQPPGKNCGRCGCPECSGFTELLNSGKKVLTDCPFYRPETEPHLRNIAGDAEYKDTDIIGNSLDFILHALPGEPSARKVVQPFRPDLVEKWNIIPGDIVLGRPEGAGCPVQHVLSVIDADPVTGVLTTHVVSPLIARDPKTDVKDVKAYNMIAFEGIAETKRNPPVFGMRQRFLPGYCMMHLGHTGVVNMVLKKPSGIHIRVEDIII; this is encoded by the coding sequence ATGGCCGCATGGCAGCCGCCCGGAAAAAACTGCGGCAGATGTGGTTGTCCTGAATGCAGTGGATTTACAGAACTCTTAAATTCCGGAAAAAAAGTGCTTACAGACTGCCCTTTTTACAGACCGGAAACTGAGCCTCATCTGAGAAATATTGCCGGAGATGCAGAGTATAAAGATACTGATATCATTGGCAATTCTCTAGATTTTATACTGCATGCACTTCCCGGAGAACCGTCTGCAAGAAAAGTTGTACAGCCTTTTCGACCTGATCTTGTCGAAAAATGGAATATAATTCCGGGTGACATCGTTCTTGGGCGGCCTGAAGGTGCAGGCTGTCCGGTTCAGCATGTCCTCTCTGTAATAGATGCCGATCCGGTAACAGGAGTTTTAACTACCCATGTGGTAAGCCCTCTTATTGCAAGAGATCCAAAGACAGATGTTAAAGACGTTAAGGCCTATAATATGATAGCTTTTGAAGGAATTGCAGAGACTAAAAGGAATCCTCCGGTATTTGGGATGAGGCAGAGGTTTTTACCGGGCTACTGCATGATGCATCTTGGCCATACCGGGGTGGTTAATATGGTGCTGAAAAAACCTTCAGGCATTCACATAAGGGTGGAGGATATTATTATATGA
- a CDS encoding methanogenesis marker 16 metalloprotein, whose protein sequence is MKTTAEIKAKLDKGEAKVYTAAEFKKLIREGKKPTLDDVDIVTCGTCGIMSGAMAVISLQVAKPGTFRRADTISLNGVPAYPGPSPNEGLGIVDLVVYGTTHASDEYGGGHLFRDIIEEKEIEVIAQADGKSYSNILYGDEFLSSRMIATRCAYKNYSCFVNKSPEDVNTIFSALPLRGNLTEATVSGCGEINPLQNDPDMRFLKSGANILLNGAEGIIMGPGTRSTPEKPNLSAFADMMEMSAEYTGGFVTSAGPECIMSVAGAIPVTDEKILSDVSILDENIPLPIVDIKDRSPVAYGTNADIWQGTDHRINVNPMNCIFCGECPALAKCPTRAIMPGGGVILSRCVSCGNCIRTCPGEVYSMKTKPVNVGGREVPVTLRQSDRTRGDKISVELKEKIIDGTFFFL, encoded by the coding sequence ATGAAGACAACTGCTGAAATAAAAGCAAAACTGGATAAAGGAGAGGCAAAAGTCTATACGGCAGCTGAATTTAAAAAATTAATCCGTGAGGGAAAAAAACCCACACTGGATGATGTTGATATTGTTACATGCGGAACATGCGGGATAATGTCGGGTGCAATGGCGGTAATAAGCCTTCAGGTGGCAAAACCGGGAACTTTCAGGCGTGCAGATACGATCTCTCTTAACGGAGTTCCTGCATATCCGGGCCCAAGTCCAAATGAAGGTCTTGGCATAGTGGATCTTGTGGTCTATGGGACCACCCATGCGTCGGATGAATATGGTGGCGGCCATTTATTCCGTGATATCATTGAGGAAAAGGAGATTGAAGTTATTGCACAGGCCGATGGGAAAAGCTATTCAAATATACTGTACGGTGATGAATTTCTCTCTTCAAGGATGATAGCCACAAGATGTGCCTACAAAAACTACTCCTGTTTCGTGAATAAATCTCCTGAAGATGTCAATACAATATTTTCAGCCCTGCCTCTTCGCGGCAATCTTACTGAAGCCACAGTCAGCGGATGTGGTGAAATAAATCCGCTTCAGAATGATCCTGATATGAGATTCCTTAAATCCGGTGCAAATATTCTTTTAAACGGCGCTGAAGGCATTATCATGGGTCCTGGCACCAGGAGTACACCGGAAAAACCTAACCTCTCGGCATTTGCTGATATGATGGAGATGTCCGCTGAATATACCGGTGGATTTGTTACCTCTGCCGGTCCTGAATGTATAATGTCTGTGGCGGGTGCAATTCCGGTAACAGATGAAAAGATCCTTTCAGATGTAAGCATACTTGATGAGAATATCCCTCTTCCTATTGTAGATATAAAGGACAGGTCTCCGGTTGCATATGGCACAAATGCGGACATCTGGCAGGGGACTGATCACAGAATTAATGTAAATCCAATGAACTGCATATTTTGTGGAGAGTGTCCTGCACTTGCAAAATGCCCTACCAGGGCCATTATGCCTGGTGGCGGAGTGATTTTATCAAGGTGCGTCTCATGTGGGAACTGTATCAGGACATGTCCCGGTGAGGTTTATTCAATGAAGACAAAGCCGGTTAATGTTGGTGGTAGAGAAGTTCCTGTAACCCTCAGACAGTCTGACAGGACAAGAGGAGATAAAATATCAGTAGAATTAAAGGAGAAAATTATTGATGGAACCTTCTTCTTCCTTTGA
- a CDS encoding cysteate synthase has translation MVSEMGEYQLKCPYCSKTFPDDYTNECPSKCGLIRAAYSQKQLTVRKLPGMFRFHDWLPVMGYIESDAGSVTYKSLELAEELGLSELYICFNGYWPEKSAFIKTCSFKELEALPTSLRLKEHGGGVLQVSSAGNTGRAFAEVSAKSKIPVILSVPEKGVKNIWTTEETEDVLMYSVSGDYTDAIEFGNSLCDIPGVIPEGGAKNPARRDGMGTTLLDGAVTMKRLPDWYFQAVGSGTGGIAAWEMSLRLIADGRFGNKLPRLHLCQNEPFTPMADAWNKRLRDIVSDSGEEVSRELALDVYAGVLTNRHPPYSVPGGLFDALTDTEGIMTSVKTPDAKSAGKLFEDTEGIDLDPAAEVCVASLIDAVDAGTVNNDDYILLNITGGGYRRLIEDYDMIPLFPSASLPAGSTNETVRTEIVEWLKNYERG, from the coding sequence ATGGTGAGTGAGATGGGAGAATATCAGTTAAAATGTCCTTATTGTAGCAAAACATTTCCGGATGACTATACAAACGAATGCCCGTCAAAATGCGGACTGATTCGCGCAGCTTACAGTCAGAAACAGCTTACAGTCAGAAAACTTCCCGGAATGTTCAGATTTCATGACTGGCTGCCTGTGATGGGGTATATCGAGTCGGATGCCGGATCTGTCACATATAAGAGCCTTGAGCTTGCAGAAGAACTCGGCCTTTCAGAACTGTATATCTGTTTTAACGGCTACTGGCCTGAAAAATCTGCTTTTATCAAAACATGCTCTTTTAAGGAACTTGAAGCTCTGCCGACATCGCTACGGCTAAAAGAGCATGGCGGAGGGGTTTTACAGGTATCATCCGCAGGAAATACCGGGCGTGCATTTGCAGAAGTATCTGCAAAATCGAAGATTCCGGTTATTCTGTCAGTGCCGGAGAAAGGAGTGAAAAATATCTGGACTACTGAAGAGACTGAAGATGTCCTTATGTATTCCGTTTCAGGTGATTATACTGATGCAATAGAATTTGGGAACAGTTTATGTGATATTCCGGGTGTAATTCCTGAAGGCGGAGCAAAAAATCCGGCGAGAAGGGATGGTATGGGTACAACACTTCTTGATGGTGCGGTCACGATGAAACGGCTCCCTGACTGGTATTTTCAGGCTGTCGGAAGCGGTACCGGGGGAATTGCCGCATGGGAGATGTCACTGAGGCTCATAGCCGATGGTCGGTTTGGGAATAAGCTTCCAAGGCTTCATCTCTGCCAGAATGAACCGTTTACACCGATGGCAGATGCATGGAATAAGAGGCTGAGGGACATTGTTTCTGATTCCGGTGAGGAAGTTTCAAGAGAACTTGCTCTTGATGTGTATGCCGGTGTTTTGACAAACCGGCATCCGCCGTATTCTGTGCCGGGCGGCCTCTTTGATGCTCTTACCGATACAGAAGGGATTATGACCTCAGTTAAAACTCCGGATGCGAAATCTGCCGGTAAGCTTTTTGAGGATACCGAAGGCATTGATCTTGATCCCGCAGCAGAAGTCTGTGTTGCGTCCCTGATTGATGCAGTTGATGCCGGAACCGTAAATAATGATGATTATATTCTGTTAAATATCACCGGAGGCGGTTACAGGCGGCTTATCGAAGATTACGATATGATTCCTTTATTCCCGTCTGCCAGTCTTCCGGCAGGGAGCACTAATGAAACCGTCAGAACTGAAATTGTGGAGTGGCTGAAAAATTATGAACGAGGATAA
- the comD gene encoding sulfopyruvate decarboxylase subunit alpha: MNEDKVLDILKDLNIEFVVSLPCDRTKDLCAGMESKFHYVNINREEDGIGVCAGLALAGRRPLLQMQSSGLGNSMNAVMTLTDLYGLPLPVIASWRGVYNEKISAQIPFNSKIPEMLEAFNIGYTIVSNPSESELIREGIMKAFDNSEVHVILITPKFWEGSTPECCIPDKFPERCRHISLSYEREIKSPVMKRADAIEALVPFLSDMPVVCNIGVPCKELYRADDRPENFYMLGSYTQATPIGFGVALGQEKDVMVVDGDGSLLGTAVLPAVAAESPENLIILALDNGAFGSTGMQITHAWNICDLEFMAIGAGIKNTVKVHTKEELWAVLDRRKNGELRGTLFIHAIILPGNSDAPNVPLSASEIKDRFLGVVTSKR, from the coding sequence ATGAACGAGGATAAGGTACTTGATATTCTAAAAGATCTGAACATTGAATTTGTTGTTTCCCTGCCATGCGACAGGACAAAGGATCTCTGTGCAGGAATGGAGAGTAAGTTTCATTATGTTAATATAAACCGTGAGGAGGACGGGATTGGTGTCTGTGCCGGACTTGCTCTTGCGGGCAGGAGGCCTCTTCTTCAGATGCAGAGCTCCGGTCTTGGAAATTCAATGAATGCTGTTATGACACTTACAGACCTTTACGGCCTGCCGCTTCCGGTTATTGCAAGCTGGCGTGGAGTCTATAATGAGAAAATTTCTGCCCAGATTCCGTTTAATTCTAAAATACCTGAGATGCTTGAGGCATTTAATATAGGATATACAATTGTAAGCAATCCTTCTGAATCCGAACTCATCAGAGAAGGGATAATGAAGGCTTTTGATAATTCGGAAGTTCATGTGATTCTGATTACACCTAAATTCTGGGAGGGCAGTACTCCTGAATGCTGTATTCCTGATAAATTCCCTGAAAGGTGCAGGCATATCTCTCTCTCATACGAGCGTGAGATTAAATCTCCGGTGATGAAAAGAGCTGATGCAATTGAAGCTCTCGTTCCGTTTCTATCTGATATGCCTGTTGTCTGCAATATCGGCGTTCCATGCAAGGAACTTTACAGGGCAGATGACCGGCCTGAAAACTTCTATATGCTTGGCAGCTATACCCAGGCAACCCCTATAGGGTTTGGGGTTGCACTTGGACAGGAGAAGGATGTTATGGTGGTTGACGGTGACGGAAGCCTTCTTGGCACTGCTGTTTTACCGGCTGTTGCAGCAGAATCTCCTGAAAATCTTATAATTCTTGCCCTTGATAATGGAGCATTCGGAAGTACCGGTATGCAGATAACCCACGCCTGGAATATATGCGATCTGGAATTTATGGCAATCGGGGCAGGGATAAAGAACACAGTTAAGGTACATACTAAAGAAGAGTTGTGGGCTGTTCTTGACAGAAGGAAAAATGGAGAACTCCGGGGAACTTTATTTATTCATGCTATTATTCTTCCGGGAAATTCGGATGCTCCTAATGTACCGTTAAGTGCATCTGAAATTAAAGACAGGTTTTTGGGTGTTGTAACGTCTAAAAGATAG
- a CDS encoding PAS domain S-box protein, with translation MPIIKQMTPYEYEYPEVRILLIDDDLLFLNEINEFLENSEGINAIAVSDAAETAELLSGKDYNVIIPDYRMTGTENTEFIEYLRLNKENIPFILFKSKGDDAAGIETINSRADYYILINHDAEAQFKVPESIIRNIFSELLAGKILQRRLLLEKTISDISSRFVNFKSFNYAVDNSLYDLGVVTCAESVNLLFFDNINNSYTVTNSWFKDNAGGRKDIFVTIPESKIPRLLTELKAGKFIYLPSFDTVAEEGKNDCKYLSGFGIKSLIFLPILINDRLEGFISIENFKVSAGCTTGNIDILTVVADIFGDAVERLRKDSSLIKSNKELIASNETLSAAEEELRQQLEILMEAQKLLIDSEEKYCLLFRNLNFGFALHELITDIEGKPSDYRFIEVNPAFEKMTGLKNHDIAGKRVLEVLPGTEDYWIESYGKVALTGEPLLIEKYSNEMCKYFSVSAYSPKPGYFATIFHDVTDKKEAEIKAEQLGNILENSLNEIYIFDTGTLKFQHANRGARMNIGYSEEELSNMTPLDLKPEFTAELFEELIAPLKSGKAEYVDFITIHRRKDGSCYPVKVHLQITKSGDKEVFAAIIIDITDRVESERELDRSRFILNEALSGSRAGLWEYNTQNDIINVQFTDTWEEILGYSVQDFPDITKSGINSETWLNLVHPDDLSYVKEGLNECISGISDYYDTEYRMKHKSGRWVWVHARGRVKKTDGGGIPQVIYGTHVDISGRKSAEEALKVSNDKLKMLSEISRHDILNQVTALKVYAMFSREIVQDECSNPKLDEFLSKIENGLNIVLNQIDFSRNYQKLGIENPKWYGVSKLIENSITDGLLIREHCKGLFIYADPMIEMVFNNLFENTVRHGINPNNVNIYFEDRDNCCKIIYEDDGGGIPDKKKGMIFNRGFGDNTGMGLFLAREILSITGIKIEENGVYGSGARFEMTVPDGVWKRE, from the coding sequence GTGCCTATCATAAAACAGATGACTCCGTATGAGTATGAATACCCTGAAGTACGGATATTATTAATTGATGATGATTTATTATTCCTAAATGAAATAAATGAATTTCTTGAAAACTCAGAAGGAATAAACGCCATAGCAGTTTCAGATGCAGCCGAAACAGCTGAATTACTGTCAGGTAAGGATTATAATGTAATTATCCCGGATTACAGAATGACGGGAACGGAAAACACAGAATTTATAGAATATTTACGGTTAAATAAGGAAAATATACCCTTTATTCTTTTTAAAAGTAAAGGGGACGATGCTGCGGGTATAGAGACAATTAACAGCCGTGCTGATTATTATATTTTAATAAACCATGATGCTGAGGCACAGTTTAAAGTACCTGAATCAATAATCCGCAATATTTTTTCTGAATTACTTGCCGGAAAAATACTTCAGAGAAGACTTCTGTTAGAAAAAACAATATCAGATATTTCATCCCGTTTTGTCAACTTTAAGTCATTCAACTATGCCGTTGATAATTCTCTCTATGACTTAGGTGTTGTTACCTGTGCAGAATCTGTAAATCTTTTATTTTTTGATAATATCAATAATTCATATACTGTCACAAATTCATGGTTTAAAGATAATGCAGGCGGGAGAAAAGATATTTTTGTCACAATTCCGGAGAGTAAAATACCCCGGCTCTTAACAGAACTTAAAGCTGGTAAGTTTATTTATCTGCCTTCATTTGATACAGTTGCTGAAGAAGGTAAAAATGATTGTAAATATCTGTCTGGTTTTGGAATAAAATCGCTAATTTTTCTCCCGATATTAATTAATGATCGCCTTGAAGGATTTATCTCTATTGAGAATTTTAAAGTATCAGCCGGATGCACAACCGGTAATATTGATATTCTGACAGTTGTAGCAGACATTTTTGGTGATGCAGTTGAAAGGCTGAGGAAGGATTCTTCACTTATTAAATCAAATAAGGAGCTAATCGCCTCAAATGAAACTCTTTCCGCAGCTGAGGAGGAGTTAAGGCAGCAGCTTGAAATTCTTATGGAAGCACAGAAATTATTAATTGATAGTGAGGAAAAATACTGTCTTTTATTCAGGAATCTGAATTTCGGGTTTGCCCTCCATGAACTAATTACTGATATTGAAGGAAAGCCCTCTGATTATCGTTTTATAGAGGTAAATCCCGCTTTTGAGAAGATGACCGGGCTGAAAAATCATGATATTGCCGGAAAGAGAGTTCTTGAAGTGCTTCCCGGCACTGAGGATTACTGGATTGAAAGTTACGGTAAAGTTGCACTTACCGGAGAGCCGTTACTGATTGAGAAGTACAGCAATGAAATGTGCAAATATTTTTCAGTATCGGCATACTCACCCAAACCCGGATATTTTGCAACAATATTTCATGATGTGACTGATAAAAAGGAGGCTGAGATTAAGGCAGAGCAGCTTGGCAATATACTTGAAAATTCCCTGAATGAAATATATATATTTGATACAGGTACACTGAAATTTCAGCATGCCAATCGTGGTGCAAGGATGAATATTGGCTATTCTGAAGAAGAACTGTCAAATATGACTCCTCTTGATTTGAAACCGGAATTTACTGCTGAATTATTTGAAGAACTTATTGCACCGCTTAAATCAGGTAAAGCGGAGTATGTGGACTTTATTACCATTCACAGAAGGAAAGACGGTTCATGTTATCCTGTTAAGGTGCACCTTCAGATAACAAAGTCCGGTGATAAAGAAGTTTTTGCTGCAATAATTATTGATATTACTGACAGGGTTGAATCTGAGCGTGAACTGGACAGGAGCAGATTCATTCTTAATGAAGCTCTGAGTGGCAGCCGGGCGGGACTGTGGGAGTATAATACTCAGAATGATATAATTAATGTTCAGTTTACTGATACATGGGAGGAAATATTGGGATATTCTGTGCAGGATTTTCCTGATATAACAAAATCCGGTATTAATTCAGAGACCTGGCTGAATCTGGTTCATCCGGATGATCTCAGTTATGTTAAAGAGGGATTAAATGAATGTATCAGCGGAATTTCTGATTATTACGACACTGAGTACAGGATGAAGCATAAATCCGGCAGATGGGTCTGGGTGCATGCAAGGGGCCGGGTGAAAAAAACTGATGGTGGCGGAATTCCTCAGGTTATATATGGCACTCATGTAGATATTAGCGGTCGTAAAAGTGCTGAAGAAGCATTAAAGGTGAGTAATGATAAATTAAAGATGCTCTCTGAGATCTCCCGCCATGATATTCTCAATCAGGTTACAGCGCTTAAAGTTTATGCGATGTTTTCAAGAGAGATCGTTCAGGATGAATGCAGCAATCCAAAACTCGATGAGTTTTTGAGTAAGATTGAGAATGGTCTGAACATTGTGTTAAATCAGATCGATTTCTCACGGAATTACCAGAAACTTGGAATTGAGAATCCAAAGTGGTATGGGGTGTCAAAACTTATTGAAAACAGCATAACTGATGGCCTTCTTATCAGGGAACATTGTAAAGGACTTTTTATTTATGCTGATCCTATGATTGAGATGGTGTTTAACAATCTCTTTGAAAATACTGTTCGTCATGGAATAAATCCGAATAATGTTAATATTTATTTTGAAGACAGAGATAACTGCTGCAAAATAATTTATGAAGATGACGGGGGCGGAATTCCGGATAAGAAGAAGGGGATGATCTTCAATCGCGGTTTTGGAGATAATACCGGCATGGGACTATTTCTTGCAAGAGAGATACTCTCTATAACCGGAATTAAAATTGAAGAGAATGGTGTGTATGGATCTGGTGCAAGATTTGAAATGACTGTTCCTGATGGTGTGTGGAAAAGAGAGTGA